One window of the Manihot esculenta cultivar AM560-2 chromosome 14, M.esculenta_v8, whole genome shotgun sequence genome contains the following:
- the LOC110600074 gene encoding uncharacterized protein LOC110600074 translates to MSRKKLILICQSGGEFVTSDDGCLSYTGGEANALDINLETMFDDLKLKMAEMCNLEYKSMSIKYFLPGNRRTLITLANDKDLKRMYDFHGDSITADVFVLGREGFNHEDLPMHASRPCGVKLAETVPSAMASQDAAATPLVAPGGDPTAHSSIILDMNATPADTVKKRRRTASWKLGPTGTAIVVSDKVEETRKSRSPKKSSQNHVADAKIFQVEQQPILFDVPWVDISHYSSGGINSNGVSLEKTVASWTDVIIGVGQEFNNVVEFRDALQKYAVAHRFVYRLKKNDTSRASGICVAEGCSWSIHASWVPSAQVFRIKKMNKAHTCGGESWKAAHPAKGWLVSIIKDMLRDSPHHKPKDIGTRIFQDFGIKLSYTQVWRGIEEAREQLQGSYRESYSQLPWFCEQMVEANPGSFVNLLIDDDSKFQRLFVSFHASKHGFKSGFRPLLFLDSVSFNSKYYETLLTATALDGDDGAFPVAFAVVDIENKNSWHWFLEQLRSAISTSQSITFVSDKEKGLMESVNEVFEHAHHGYSIYHLLDNFRRNLRGPFLGDGRASLPASFLAAAHTARLDSFRMFIEQIKQVSAKAYDGLMQIEPECWTNAFFKGEPYNQVTVNISESYTNWIEEARELPITQKVEALRCKMMELMHKREMDSKGWTTKLTPSKEKKLQEETLKTRAFKVLFSSDTLFEVHDESINVVDIVKKDCTCLEWKLTGLPCSHAIAVFNRTGRSVYDYCSKYFTVDSFRSTYSKSINPVLAVFNPLGEAVASEEKQVLPPTTPRPLIQRKEKENRRKGELKRVMTCTRCKGEGHNKATCKEPL, encoded by the exons ATGTCGAGAAAAAAGCTTATACTGATATGTCAGTCTGGTGGTGAATTTGTTACAAGCGATGATGGGTGTTTATCATATACTGGCGGAGAGGCAAATGCTCTAGATATCAATCTTGAAACTATGTTTGATGATCTCAAGCTAAAAATGGCCGAAATGTGCAATTTAGAATATAAATCGATGTCCATCAAGTACTTTCTCCCAGGAAATAGGCGAACTCTCATTACTTTAGCTAACGACAAGGACCTGAAAAGGATGTATGATTTTCATGGTGACTCAATTACTGCAGATGTTTTTGTTCTGGGTAGAGAAGGTTTTAATCATGAAGACTTGCCCATGCATGCTAGCAG ACCATGTGGAGTAAAACTGGCCGAGACTGTGCCTTCTGCCATGGCCTCTCAAGATGCAGCTGCTACACCTTTGGTTGCTCCCGGTGGTGATCCAACTGCACACAGCTCTATTATACTTGATATGAATGCTACCCCTGCTGATACTGTTAAGAAGCGTAGGCGCACTGCATCCTGGAAACTTGGTCCTACTGGTACTGCCATTGTTGTTTCTGACAAGGTTGAGGAGACAAGAAAAAGTAGATCACCGAAGAAGAGTTCTCAGAATCATGTTGCTGATGCCAAAATTTTTCAGGTGGAACAGCAACCAATATTATTTGATGTTCCATGGGTAGACATTTCTCATTATTCATCTGGTGGCATCAACTCCAATGGGGTTTCTCTGGAGAAAACCGTTGCCTCTTGGACAGATGTAATTATTGGTGTAGGCCAAGAATTTAACAATGTAGTTGAATTTCGTGATGCGCTACAGAAATATGCCGTTGCACATCGTTTTGTTTACAGGTTGAAAAAGAATGACACCAGTCGAGCAAGTGGTATATGTGTAGCTGAAGGTTGCTCTTGGTCGATTCATGCATCTTGGGTTCCTTCTGCTCAAGTGTTTAGGATAAAAAAGATGAATAAAGCGCATACATGTGGAGGGGAATCATGGAAGGCTGCTCATCCAGCAAAAGGTTGGCTGGTCAGTATTATAAAGGATATGCTAAGAGATAGCCCGCACCACAAACCTAAAGACATTGGTACTCGTATTTTTCAAGATTTTGGGATTAAGCTGAGCTATACACAAGTGTGGCGTGGAATTGAAGAAGCAAGAGAGCAACTTCAGGGTTCATATAGAGAGTCTTATTCCCAGTTGCCTTGGTTCTGTGAACAGATGGTAGAGGCAAATCCTGGTAGTTTCGTGAATCTTTTAATCGACGACGACAGCAAATTTCAACGTCTTTTTGTATCATTTCATGCCTCGAAACATGGTTTCAAGAGTGGTTTCCGTCCACTTCTATTTCTCGATTCTGTgagttttaattcaaaatactaTGAGACTTTATTGACAGCTACAGCATTAGATGGGGACGATGGTGCTTTCCCAGTTGCATTTGCTGTAGTAGATATTGAGAATAAAAATAGTTGGCATTGGTTTTTGGAGCAGTTGAGATCTGCAATTTCTACTTCTCAATCCATAACTTTTGTTTCTGATAAAGAGAAGGGACTAATGGAATCTGTGAATGAGGTATTTGAGCATGCTCACCATGGTTACTCTATATACCACCTGCTGGATAACTTCAGGAGAAATTTGCGAGGGCCATtcctcggagatgggagagctTCTTTGCCCGCAAGTTTTTTGGCTGCTGCACATACAGCCCGACTCGATAGTTTCAGAATGTTCATTGAGCAAATTAAACAGGTTTCTGCAAAAGCATACGATGGGCTTATGCAGATTGAGCCGGAATGTTGGACAAATGCATTTTTCAAAGGTGAGCCTTATAATCAAGTTACAGTAAATATTTCAGAGTCATACACTAATTGGATTGAAGAAGCTCGGGAGCTGCCTATAACACAGAAGGTAGAAGCACTCAGGTGCAAAATGATGGAGTTGATGCACAAACGTGAAATGGATTCAAAAGGGTGGACTACAAAGCTTACTCCATCCAAGGAGAAAAAGCTGCAAGAGGAAACTCTGAAGACACGGGCTTTCAAAGTATTATTTTCATCTGATACCCTTTTTGAGGTTCATGACGAATCTATTAATGTTGTAGACATTGTCAAAAAGGACTGTACTTGTCTGGAATGGAAATTGACTGGATTACCTTGCAGCCATGCCATTGCTGTCTTCAATCGCACTGGAAGGAGTGTATATGATTATTGTTCAAAATATTTCACAGTTGATAGCTTCCGTTCCACTTATTCCAAGTCCATAAATCCAGTTTTAGCCGTTTTCAACCCTCTAGGTGAAGCAGTTGCCTCAGAGGAGAAGCAAGTGCTTCCTCCTACCACCCCTCGGCCGCTGATTCAAcggaaggaaaaagaaaatagaagaaagggTGAACTTAAAAGGGTAATGACTTGCACTAGGTGCAAGGGAGAAGGACATAATAAGGCTACCTGCAAGGAACCCTTGTAG
- the LOC110600075 gene encoding uncharacterized protein LOC110600075 isoform X2 codes for MPCSSRVELLSSEKPSYFLESRELKPLSPGMDATDSTMKLLNVHSSVAHQHYNVGHSISLKRSRHYYGHKYSRRNSGNHAKASTSHGKIAPLRDERPPFMFSGSAFGHQTGSREKAFGRPDRIRLSSLVMDASDTVKIVCGICQKLLRRKPYFLGETLSAECSVVAVLVCGHVYHADCLEQRTSLEDKRDPPCPLCLGPLSQEDTTRE; via the exons ATGCCATGCTCATCTCGAGTAGAATTATTGTCTAGTGAG AAACCTTCTTATTTCCTTGAATCTCGTGAATTAAAGCCTCTTTCACCTGGAATGGATGCCACAGATAGCACCATGAAGCTGTTGAATGTGCATTCTTCTGTTGCACATCAGCATTACAATGTCGGCCATTCTATATCCTTGAAACGATCACGTCACTACTACGGTCACAAATACTCTCGGAGGAATTCAGGGAACCATGCTAAAGCATCAACTTCTCATGGGAAGATTGCCCCTTTACGTGATGAGAGACCTCCCTTCATGTTTTCTGGTTCAGCGTTTGGACACCAAACAG GTAGCAGGGAAAAAGCATTTGGCAGGCCAGACCGAATTAGGCTTAGTTCCCTGGTTATGGATGCATCTGATACAGTGAAGATTGTATGTGGGATTTGCCAGAAGCTGTTAAGACGCAAACCATATTTTCTAGGAGAGACGCTCTCTGCGGAATGTTCTGTTGTGGCTGTTTTAGTCTGTGGTCATGTTTATCATGCAGACTGTTTGGAGCAGAGAACAAGTCTTGAAGATAAACGTGATCCCCCGTGTCCATTGTGCTTGGGCCCTCTATCTCAAGAGGATACCACAAGAGAATAA
- the LOC110600075 gene encoding uncharacterized protein LOC110600075 isoform X1, whose amino-acid sequence MGKRKRTSSHHNASHLHPSSPDNMPCSSRVELLSSEKPSYFLESRELKPLSPGMDATDSTMKLLNVHSSVAHQHYNVGHSISLKRSRHYYGHKYSRRNSGNHAKASTSHGKIAPLRDERPPFMFSGSAFGHQTGSREKAFGRPDRIRLSSLVMDASDTVKIVCGICQKLLRRKPYFLGETLSAECSVVAVLVCGHVYHADCLEQRTSLEDKRDPPCPLCLGPLSQEDTTRE is encoded by the exons ATGGGCAAGAGAAAGCGAACTTCTTCTCACCACAACGCTTCCCATCTTCATCCTTCTTCCCCGG ACAACATGCCATGCTCATCTCGAGTAGAATTATTGTCTAGTGAG AAACCTTCTTATTTCCTTGAATCTCGTGAATTAAAGCCTCTTTCACCTGGAATGGATGCCACAGATAGCACCATGAAGCTGTTGAATGTGCATTCTTCTGTTGCACATCAGCATTACAATGTCGGCCATTCTATATCCTTGAAACGATCACGTCACTACTACGGTCACAAATACTCTCGGAGGAATTCAGGGAACCATGCTAAAGCATCAACTTCTCATGGGAAGATTGCCCCTTTACGTGATGAGAGACCTCCCTTCATGTTTTCTGGTTCAGCGTTTGGACACCAAACAG GTAGCAGGGAAAAAGCATTTGGCAGGCCAGACCGAATTAGGCTTAGTTCCCTGGTTATGGATGCATCTGATACAGTGAAGATTGTATGTGGGATTTGCCAGAAGCTGTTAAGACGCAAACCATATTTTCTAGGAGAGACGCTCTCTGCGGAATGTTCTGTTGTGGCTGTTTTAGTCTGTGGTCATGTTTATCATGCAGACTGTTTGGAGCAGAGAACAAGTCTTGAAGATAAACGTGATCCCCCGTGTCCATTGTGCTTGGGCCCTCTATCTCAAGAGGATACCACAAGAGAATAA